The genomic region AGGCGCTTCTTTTCGTTGGCGCGAATCCGCTTCAGAGCTGATTTATGGTTTGCCATTTTTTATTGAACTGAATTCAGTTGTCTCACAAAAGGTTTGCAAAAATAGGGTATTGTCCTAAAAAAAGCAACTCCTGGTCACAGATTACGCAGATTTAATCCTTCTGTACTAGTAGACGTAATCCGATTCAACAAAAAATCCCCGCTGGAGCTCTGCGGGGATTTCTGGTTCAAAAAAACCTTAAATGCTGCCAAAAAACAAAAATCAGCGGATGTCTGCGTTGATTACGAACATCTTTTCGATGTCTGATGCATATTTTTTTGCAAACAGGCGATACTCCTGGGTCTGTTTGTACATCTCAATATCAGCTTCGCTCTGGAACGTGAGGTAGTTCATGACGTCATATTCAGGGCGCTGGCCGTTGTCTTTCAGCGTTGTACCCGCCGAATAAGAGACAATCTGCGGAATTTCGTGCCGAAGCCCCGCAAAATCGCGCATATACTGATTAACTACTTCAGTTTTAACGTCATTTTTGAATTTTACACACACAATTTGCTGTTTTTGCGATTTTCTGGCGGGTGAGTAAGCGCCGTAGATGATAAGGCCGAAAATGCCGAACATCAGAATAATTAAAGTGTAACCAAGTGATTTGCGTTGCATGTCTGTATGACTTAAAGAAATTCTCAGAATAAAATTTGGTTACATCATACCGTTTATAAATAAAGTATAAACTTTACTTCGTTTAGTACAATGTTAGAACAAAAGTACCAAAGCTTTTTTTGCCTGCAAGTTTTCGCTATAATTTTTTTCGTAAATTTTAAATATGACCATCCAAACTGGGGATTTACGGCCCACCAGCGGATCAACCGGCAGGCGGTGTTTACGCTGCCGCCCGAGATGCTGGGTTTTTACAAAAGGCATATCGACTACCTGACGGAGAATGCCGTCAACCCCGACAGGCGGCGGTATGCCGTCCCGGGTGAAGCGCCCCGTCATTTCATTGATCTGGATGCCTACCCGGATACCTCGACCGCCGTATTGCCCCGGTCCTGGAAAGCGGCCACGGAGAAGTACACCGAAGACACGCTGGCGCTGCACGGCATCGTTCCCTGGCATATCCAGCTGGCAAAGTACCAGCTGACGGAGGCGCTCCGGGCGAGAGATCCCCGGCGGATTCTGAAGATTTCGGCCGATCTGGGCCACTACATTGCCGATGCCAACGTGCCCCTCCACACCACCAGCAACT from Tellurirhabdus rosea harbors:
- a CDS encoding Dabb family protein; the encoded protein is MQRKSLGYTLIILMFGIFGLIIYGAYSPARKSQKQQIVCVKFKNDVKTEVVNQYMRDFAGLRHEIPQIVSYSAGTTLKDNGQRPEYDVMNYLTFQSEADIEMYKQTQEYRLFAKKYASDIEKMFVINADIR
- a CDS encoding zinc dependent phospholipase C family protein, which translates into the protein MLEQKYQSFFCLQVFAIIFFVNFKYDHPNWGFTAHQRINRQAVFTLPPEMLGFYKRHIDYLTENAVNPDRRRYAVPGEAPRHFIDLDAYPDTSTAVLPRSWKAATEKYTEDTLALHGIVPWHIQLAKYQLTEALRARDPRRILKISADLGHYIADANVPLHTTSNYNGQKTGQQGIHGFWESRLPELFLEDYDFLTGPAEYEYSPQKRAWRAVFGANAALDSVLRLERELTADFGERRKYGFEERNGMTVKVYSAEFSHAYHERLRGQVERQMRASVKMVGDFWYTCWVDAGQPDLRKLADFRWSEEDAKAEEAEQRGWLRRLFGVRSED